Proteins co-encoded in one Cynocephalus volans isolate mCynVol1 chromosome 11, mCynVol1.pri, whole genome shotgun sequence genomic window:
- the CAMP gene encoding cathelicidin antimicrobial peptide translates to METKRDGLSLRQWSLLLLLLGLVMSPAIAQVLSYQQAVLQAVDGFNQRSLDTNLYRLLDQDPSPDQDNDPDTPKPVSFRVKETVCPKTTQQPLEQCDFKENGLVKQCVGTVTLDQVRGSFDINCDGSVKRLARLGGIIQRGGQKLGEKLERIGQRIKDFFRNLAPRTES, encoded by the exons ATGGAGACCAAGAGGGATGGCCTTTCCCTGAGGCAGTGGTcactgttgctgttgctgctgggcCTAGTGATGTCTCCGGCCATTGCCCAGGTCCTCAGCTACCAGCAGGCCGTGCTCCAGGCTGTGGATGGCTTCAACCAGAGGTCCTTGGATACCAATCTCTACCGCCTCTTGGACCAAGACC cctcccctgaCCAGGACAATGACCCAGACACTCCAAAGCCTGTGAGCTTCAGGGTGAAGGAGACTGTGTGCCCCAAGACGACTCAGCAGCCACTGGAGCAGTGTGACTTTAAGGAGAACGGG CTGGTGAAGCAGTGTGTGGGGACAGTCACCCTGGACCAGGTCAGGGGCTCCTTTGACATCAACTGTGATGGG AGCGTCAAGAGACTTGCCCGGCTGGGTGGGATCATCCAGAGAGGTGGGCAGAAGCTCGGTGAAAAGCTTGAGAGAATCGGCCAGAGAATCAAGGATTTTTTTCGGAATCTTGCACCCAGGACAGAGTCCTAG